In Candidatus Methylomirabilota bacterium, the following proteins share a genomic window:
- a CDS encoding Glu/Leu/Phe/Val dehydrogenase, producing MATANSAPSFFETVNTYFEKAAAFTDYPQGLLDQIKVCNSVYAFQFPVRTSRGLEVFSGWRVQHSHHRVPVKGGIRFAPEVNEDEVKALAALMTYKCAIVDVPFGGAKGGVRVDTKKYSAQELEQITRRYTAELIKKNFIGPGVDVPAPDYGTGPREMAWIYDTYSAFHPGAIDAMACVTGKPVTQGGIRGRVEATGHGVYFGLREACGVAEDMKPLGLSTGLEGKTVVVQGLGNVGYHTARFCQQAGCIIVALSEREGAVYRAEGLDVEAVVKHQKETGSILNFPGAKSISPTNRALELPCDILIPAALENQVTADNAPRIQAKIVAEAANGPTTAEAEKILLDRGVLIIPDIYLNAGGVTVSYFEWVKNLSHVRFGRVGKRFEEAAFDRMLSAIEKATGRIFPDEERRKIARGADEIDLVNSGLEETMITAYHQIRELRNRDARIQDMRAAAFLNALHKVAATYIELGIFP from the coding sequence ATGGCCACAGCCAACTCCGCTCCCAGCTTCTTCGAGACCGTCAACACCTACTTCGAGAAGGCAGCGGCGTTCACGGACTACCCCCAAGGCCTGCTCGATCAGATCAAGGTCTGCAACAGCGTCTACGCCTTCCAGTTCCCGGTGCGGACCTCGCGCGGCCTCGAGGTGTTCTCGGGCTGGCGCGTCCAGCACAGCCACCATCGGGTGCCCGTCAAGGGCGGTATCCGCTTCGCCCCCGAGGTCAACGAGGACGAGGTCAAGGCGCTGGCCGCGCTCATGACCTACAAGTGCGCCATCGTCGACGTGCCGTTCGGCGGCGCCAAGGGCGGGGTGCGGGTCGACACCAAGAAGTACTCCGCGCAGGAGCTGGAGCAGATCACCCGGCGCTACACCGCCGAGCTGATCAAGAAGAACTTCATTGGTCCCGGCGTCGACGTGCCCGCGCCCGATTACGGCACCGGCCCCCGCGAGATGGCGTGGATCTACGACACGTACTCGGCGTTCCACCCGGGCGCCATCGACGCGATGGCCTGCGTGACCGGCAAACCCGTGACCCAGGGCGGCATCCGCGGGCGCGTCGAGGCCACCGGCCACGGCGTCTACTTCGGGTTGCGAGAGGCGTGCGGCGTGGCCGAGGACATGAAGCCGCTCGGCCTCTCCACCGGCCTCGAAGGCAAGACCGTGGTGGTCCAGGGGCTGGGCAACGTCGGCTACCACACGGCGAGGTTCTGCCAGCAGGCGGGCTGCATCATCGTCGCCCTCTCCGAGCGGGAGGGCGCGGTCTACCGGGCTGAGGGCCTCGACGTCGAGGCCGTCGTCAAGCACCAGAAGGAGACGGGATCGATCCTGAACTTCCCCGGGGCCAAGAGCATCTCGCCGACCAACCGGGCGCTGGAGCTCCCCTGCGACATCCTGATCCCGGCCGCGCTCGAGAACCAGGTCACCGCCGACAACGCGCCGCGGATCCAGGCCAAGATCGTGGCCGAGGCGGCCAACGGCCCCACCACTGCGGAAGCGGAGAAGATCCTGCTGGACCGGGGCGTGCTCATCATCCCCGACATTTACCTCAACGCCGGCGGCGTGACCGTCTCCTACTTCGAATGGGTCAAGAACCTTTCCCACGTCAGGTTCGGCCGGGTGGGCAAGCGCTTCGAGGAGGCGGCGTTCGACCGCATGCTCTCGGCCATCGAGAAGGCGACCGGCCGGATCTTCCCCGACGAGGAGCGGCGCAAGATCGCCCGGGGGGCCGACGAGATCGATCTCGTCAACTCCGGGCTCGAGGAGACGATGATCACCGCCTACCACCAGATCCGCGAGCTCAGGAATCGTGACGCCCGCATCCAGGACATGCGGGCGGCCGCCTTCCTCAACGCGCTCCACAAGGTGGCGGCGACCTACATCGAGCTGGGGATCTTCCCGTAG
- a CDS encoding amino acid ABC transporter permease — protein sequence MLDLSVIVNNFTFLVVQGLLGLGGFAGGTLRLAIPAIGLGFLLGIFIGLARLTGVASVRVPATLYVEFFRGVPLVMVIFWMWFVIPQLLRLPIPEYGVALTAFVIFEAAYFGEIVRAGIQSVPRGQVEAATALGLSGAQAMAYVVLPQALRNMVPSIVTQMIVLFKDTSLASIIGYVDLTKAAQIVNNREIRPFELYLFIALVYWIFTYSMSRAARRLEQRVAQA from the coding sequence ATGCTCGACCTCTCGGTCATCGTCAACAACTTCACGTTCCTCGTCGTCCAGGGCCTGCTGGGCCTCGGCGGCTTCGCCGGGGGGACGCTGCGGCTGGCCATCCCCGCCATCGGGCTGGGCTTCCTGCTCGGCATCTTCATCGGCCTGGCCCGGCTGACCGGGGTGGCCTCGGTCCGGGTGCCGGCCACGCTCTACGTCGAGTTCTTCCGCGGCGTGCCGCTGGTGATGGTCATCTTCTGGATGTGGTTCGTCATCCCGCAGCTCCTGCGCCTGCCCATCCCCGAGTACGGCGTGGCCCTCACGGCCTTCGTGATCTTCGAGGCGGCCTACTTCGGCGAGATCGTGCGCGCGGGCATCCAGTCGGTGCCACGGGGCCAGGTGGAGGCGGCGACGGCGCTGGGGCTCTCCGGCGCCCAGGCCATGGCCTACGTCGTGCTGCCCCAGGCGCTGCGCAACATGGTGCCGTCGATCGTCACCCAGATGATCGTCCTCTTCAAGGACACCTCGCTGGCCTCGATCATCGGCTACGTGGATCTGACCAAGGCGGCTCAGATCGTCAACAACCGTGAGATCCGGCCCTTCGAGCTGTACCTCTTCATCGCCCTCGTCTACTGGATCTTCACCTACTCGATGTCGCGGGCGGCGCGGCGGCTCGAGCAGCGGGTCGCCCAGGCATGA
- a CDS encoding amidohydrolase family protein, translating into MTHDLVIRGGLIVDGTGGPARPGDVAVTNGRIAEVGAVGAGGRQEIDAAGLAVAPGFIDPHTHYDAQLTWDPLASCSSWHGITTIVTGNCGFTIAPCRPDDRGTLMRMLEYVEGMSLEAMEKGIRWEFETFREYLDVLDRAGLWVNVGAFVGHSAIRQYVMGDAAWERAASEAEIAEMRRVVKDAMAVGAVGLSTSANTNHVGGRGRPVPSRVAEEHELTRLVAAMGETGRGILEVTIGGTRPDRVAEIDRFVELYRAGGRPVTPLSLRHNPLRPDEHRTILGRFEALHREGIRLYPQVTCSPLTATFQLSGAFVFYRFPVWRRVMETPPSGWQALFGDPAFRAEFAATVGRSALFTGDASPLRVHRVHRTVHARFVGRTVHEVAAAMGKEVVDAFFDLALDDELGTEFTVAIMNTDAAAVAEIFTHPLALLGLGDAGAHLTLFCEAGQTSRLLGHWVRERRALSLEEAVRRITSMPADVFGLADRGRLAPGLAADIVVFDPDTITEHPPELVHDLPDGGPRLVQRASGIAWSFVNGRALIREGRVPEAPDGPGPGRVLRPGVSYFTAPAVSPET; encoded by the coding sequence ATGACGCATGATCTGGTGATTCGCGGTGGCCTCATCGTGGATGGTACCGGCGGTCCCGCCCGGCCGGGGGACGTCGCGGTGACGAACGGCCGCATCGCGGAGGTCGGCGCCGTCGGGGCGGGCGGACGGCAGGAGATCGACGCCGCCGGCCTGGCGGTGGCGCCCGGCTTCATCGATCCCCACACTCACTATGACGCCCAGCTCACCTGGGACCCCCTGGCCTCGTGCTCGTCGTGGCACGGCATCACCACCATCGTTACCGGCAACTGCGGCTTCACCATCGCGCCATGCCGGCCGGACGACCGCGGCACGCTCATGCGGATGCTGGAGTACGTGGAGGGCATGTCGCTGGAGGCGATGGAGAAAGGCATCCGCTGGGAGTTCGAGACGTTCCGCGAGTACCTCGACGTCCTCGACCGCGCCGGCCTGTGGGTGAACGTGGGCGCCTTCGTCGGCCACTCCGCGATCCGCCAGTACGTCATGGGCGACGCCGCCTGGGAGCGGGCAGCCTCGGAGGCCGAGATCGCCGAGATGCGTCGGGTGGTGAAGGACGCGATGGCGGTCGGGGCCGTCGGCCTCTCGACCTCGGCGAACACGAACCACGTCGGGGGTCGTGGCCGTCCCGTGCCCAGCCGGGTGGCGGAGGAGCACGAGCTGACCCGCCTCGTGGCCGCGATGGGCGAGACCGGGCGCGGGATCCTGGAGGTCACGATCGGCGGCACCCGCCCCGACCGCGTCGCGGAGATCGACCGGTTCGTGGAGCTCTATCGGGCCGGCGGGCGCCCGGTCACGCCACTCTCGCTCCGCCACAACCCGCTGCGCCCGGACGAGCACCGCACGATCCTGGGCCGCTTCGAAGCGCTCCACCGTGAGGGCATCCGGCTCTATCCACAAGTTACGTGCTCGCCGCTCACCGCCACCTTCCAGCTCTCGGGCGCCTTCGTGTTCTACCGCTTCCCTGTGTGGCGGCGGGTCATGGAGACGCCGCCCTCGGGCTGGCAGGCGCTCTTCGGTGACCCCGCCTTCCGCGCCGAGTTCGCGGCGACGGTGGGCCGCTCGGCCCTCTTCACCGGCGATGCGTCGCCACTGCGCGTGCACCGGGTGCACCGGACCGTCCACGCCCGCTTCGTGGGCCGGACGGTGCACGAGGTCGCTGCGGCCATGGGGAAGGAGGTCGTGGACGCGTTCTTCGACCTGGCACTCGACGATGAGCTGGGGACCGAGTTCACCGTGGCCATCATGAACACCGACGCCGCCGCCGTGGCCGAGATCTTCACCCATCCCCTGGCCCTGCTCGGGCTCGGCGACGCGGGCGCCCACCTGACCCTCTTCTGCGAGGCGGGCCAGACGAGCCGGCTGCTCGGGCACTGGGTGCGGGAGCGCCGGGCGCTGTCGCTGGAGGAGGCGGTCCGCCGCATCACCTCGATGCCCGCCGACGTCTTCGGCCTCGCCGATCGCGGGCGCCTGGCACCGGGTCTGGCCGCCGACATCGTCGTGTTCGATCCGGACACCATCACCGAGCATCCGCCCGAGCTGGTGCACGATCTGCCCGACGGCGGGCCCCGCCTGGTCCAGCGGGCCAGCGGCATCGCCTGGTCGTTCGTCAACGGTCGCGCCCTGATCCGAGAGGGCCGGGTGCCCGAGGCGCCCGACGGGCCGGGGCCGGGCCGGGTGCTGCGTCCCGGGGTTTCTTACTTCACGGCGCCGGCGGTGAGCCCCGAGACGTAG
- a CDS encoding extracellular solute-binding protein: MSDLSRRQFLGRAAAGTAGLAGILAAKTPPAVAQQREISYLCWNNFAPASDKKLAEIGQRFAKDTGIKIKIDHIAHPQQAAKYASEVQSQAGHDLIEMRMHFPWLYETQLVEVSDLVAELEKKYGKALSSAQETANVRGVWRAVPQYHTFFVGSYREDLFKKAGLKVPDTWEDLYTVGKELKKMGHPVGIPISQNYDTISTAGPVLWSLGGMEIDRDGKTVRISSPATEQMIEWYKKMFRDCMEPEVLSWTDASNNDTLNAGKAGWIHNPISAYIVARNRKMVTADGINHHRSLAGPHGRHETDVPRHIGIWKFSKNVEPAKEWIRYLLAKKDVYDEYIMSGDAFNLPVYASLLDHPVLKTDPKFAALKQEGVQFHAYGWPAPPSDKVQRITNEFILPNMIAKAVTGTPTKEAIAWAEKEMKRIISG; the protein is encoded by the coding sequence ATGAGCGATCTCAGCAGGCGACAGTTCCTCGGGCGCGCGGCGGCGGGCACGGCGGGCCTGGCCGGTATCCTGGCCGCCAAGACCCCGCCGGCGGTGGCCCAGCAGCGCGAGATCTCGTACCTCTGCTGGAACAACTTCGCCCCGGCCTCAGACAAGAAGCTGGCCGAGATCGGCCAGCGGTTCGCCAAGGACACCGGCATCAAGATCAAGATCGACCACATCGCCCACCCTCAGCAGGCGGCGAAGTACGCCTCCGAGGTGCAGAGCCAGGCCGGGCACGACCTGATCGAGATGCGCATGCACTTTCCGTGGCTGTATGAGACCCAGCTCGTCGAGGTGTCCGACCTGGTCGCCGAGCTAGAGAAGAAGTATGGCAAGGCCCTTTCCTCGGCCCAGGAGACGGCCAACGTCCGCGGCGTCTGGCGGGCGGTGCCCCAGTACCACACGTTCTTCGTCGGGAGCTACCGGGAGGACCTGTTCAAGAAGGCGGGCCTCAAGGTGCCCGACACCTGGGAGGACCTCTACACCGTCGGCAAGGAGCTGAAGAAGATGGGGCACCCGGTGGGGATCCCCATCAGCCAGAACTACGACACCATCTCCACCGCCGGCCCCGTCCTCTGGTCTTTGGGCGGTATGGAGATCGACCGCGACGGCAAGACCGTGCGGATCAGCTCGCCCGCGACCGAACAGATGATCGAGTGGTACAAGAAGATGTTCCGCGACTGCATGGAGCCCGAGGTCCTCTCCTGGACCGACGCCAGCAACAACGACACGCTCAACGCCGGCAAGGCCGGCTGGATCCACAACCCCATAAGCGCTTACATCGTCGCGCGGAACCGCAAGATGGTCACCGCCGACGGCATCAACCACCACCGGAGCCTGGCTGGCCCCCACGGCCGCCACGAGACCGACGTGCCGCGCCACATCGGCATCTGGAAGTTCTCGAAGAACGTCGAGCCGGCCAAGGAGTGGATCCGTTATCTGCTCGCGAAGAAGGACGTCTACGACGAGTACATCATGTCGGGAGACGCCTTCAACCTGCCGGTGTACGCGAGTCTCCTGGACCACCCGGTGCTGAAGACCGACCCCAAGTTCGCCGCGCTCAAGCAGGAAGGCGTGCAGTTCCACGCCTATGGCTGGCCGGCGCCCCCGAGCGACAAGGTCCAGCGCATCACCAACGAGTTCATCCTCCCCAACATGATTGCCAAGGCGGTGACCGGCACGCCGACCAAGGAGGCCATCGCCTGGGCCGAGAAGGAAATGAAGCGGATCATCAGCGGGTGA
- a CDS encoding sugar ABC transporter permease: MAVGSVRVGPVVPRPGLRVWELLDHERFLGPAFVTPALLLITLLVAYPFCMALYFAMSNAFIGRPSHFIGLRNFVGLWESDAFRQTFQNAFVFTGASVALKLVLGMTLALLLNQQLWFKRMIRGAVLLPWVIPTALSTLGWWWMFNSLYSVVNWTGLALGLMDPPGPNWLGQKYYAMTAVVTVNVWRGLPFFAITILAGLVSIPRELYEAAEADGAGPVARFWHVTLPMLKPVLAIVVLFSTIFTFSDFNIVYVLTHGGPINSTHLFATLARQVGLESGQIGQGAAISLYLFPVLMLVVWAQLKFVRRQVY; this comes from the coding sequence GTGGCCGTCGGTAGCGTCCGCGTCGGACCGGTCGTTCCCCGGCCCGGGCTCCGGGTCTGGGAGCTGCTCGACCACGAGCGGTTCCTGGGCCCGGCCTTCGTCACCCCCGCCCTGCTCCTCATCACGCTGCTGGTCGCCTACCCGTTCTGCATGGCCCTCTACTTCGCCATGTCCAACGCCTTCATCGGGCGTCCCAGCCACTTCATCGGTCTCCGGAACTTCGTCGGGCTATGGGAGAGCGACGCCTTCCGCCAGACATTCCAGAACGCCTTCGTCTTCACCGGCGCCTCCGTCGCCCTCAAGCTCGTCCTCGGCATGACCCTGGCCCTGCTCCTCAACCAGCAGCTCTGGTTCAAGCGGATGATCCGGGGAGCGGTGCTGCTGCCGTGGGTGATCCCGACCGCGCTCAGCACGCTGGGCTGGTGGTGGATGTTCAACTCCCTCTACAGCGTGGTGAACTGGACGGGGCTCGCGCTGGGGCTGATGGATCCCCCCGGGCCCAACTGGCTGGGGCAGAAGTACTACGCCATGACCGCCGTCGTCACGGTGAACGTCTGGCGGGGGCTGCCCTTCTTCGCCATCACGATCCTGGCCGGGCTGGTGTCGATCCCGCGCGAGCTCTACGAGGCGGCCGAGGCCGACGGCGCCGGACCGGTCGCCCGCTTCTGGCACGTCACGCTGCCCATGCTCAAGCCGGTGCTGGCCATCGTCGTGCTGTTCTCGACGATCTTCACCTTCAGCGACTTCAACATCGTCTACGTGCTGACCCACGGCGGACCCATCAACTCCACCCACCTCTTCGCCACGCTCGCCCGCCAGGTGGGATTGGAGTCCGGGCAGATCGGCCAGGGGGCGGCCATCTCGCTCTACCTCTTCCCGGTCCTGATGCTCGTCGTGTGGGCCCAGCTGAAGTTCGTGCGCCGGCAGGTGTACTGA
- a CDS encoding carbohydrate ABC transporter permease, with amino-acid sequence MTVKRRPLLTKIARHLGLVPFLVFALFPFYHMALTSLKTDRELYDRHAVPLLIREGPTLEHYQKLLWDTGFLIWTKNSLLVTVLATTVSVVLGTIAAYALARLRFFGVGPFGTGIFVTYLVPTSLLFLPLAQVVHWLGLADSKWALVVTYPTFLVPFCTWLLMGYFRTVPKEVEECAMVDGATRLQALLRIVLPIAVPGLVCAVLFAFTLSWNEFIYALTFTSSSDEITASVGVTSELIRGDIYFWGGLMAGAVLGSVPIVILYVFFLDYYVSGLTAGAVK; translated from the coding sequence ATGACGGTCAAGCGGCGTCCGCTGCTGACGAAAATCGCGCGGCACCTCGGGCTGGTGCCCTTCCTGGTCTTCGCGCTGTTCCCCTTCTATCACATGGCGCTGACGTCGCTGAAGACGGACCGCGAGCTGTACGACCGGCACGCGGTACCGCTCTTGATTCGCGAGGGCCCCACGCTGGAGCACTACCAGAAGCTGCTCTGGGACACGGGGTTCCTGATCTGGACGAAGAACAGCCTGCTGGTCACGGTGCTGGCCACGACGGTCTCCGTGGTCCTCGGCACCATCGCGGCCTACGCCCTGGCCCGCCTGCGCTTCTTCGGCGTGGGCCCCTTCGGCACCGGAATCTTCGTCACCTACCTGGTGCCGACGTCGCTCCTGTTCCTGCCGCTGGCCCAGGTCGTGCACTGGCTGGGGCTGGCCGACTCCAAGTGGGCGCTGGTCGTCACCTACCCGACCTTCCTGGTCCCGTTCTGCACCTGGCTGCTGATGGGCTACTTCCGGACGGTGCCCAAGGAGGTGGAGGAGTGCGCGATGGTGGATGGGGCGACGCGGCTCCAGGCGCTGCTCCGCATCGTCCTGCCGATCGCCGTGCCCGGCCTGGTCTGCGCGGTGCTCTTCGCCTTCACGCTCTCCTGGAACGAGTTCATCTATGCCCTGACCTTCACCTCGTCGTCGGACGAGATCACGGCCAGCGTGGGCGTGACCAGTGAGCTGATCCGGGGCGACATCTACTTCTGGGGTGGGTTGATGGCGGGGGCGGTGCTCGGCTCGGTGCCCATCGTGATCCTCTACGTCTTCTTCCTCGACTACTACGTCTCGGGGCTCACCGCCGGCGCCGTGAAGTAA